The following nucleotide sequence is from Nitrospirota bacterium.
GATCAGGCCAGGCTGCTCGTTCTGCGACCGCGCGAGAGCTCGTTCGCCCATCGCCACATCGGCGAGTTGGGTGAGCTTCTTCAGCCCGGCGATCTCCTCGTGGTCAATGATACGAAGGTGTTGGCCGCGCGTGTGGCCGGGAGGAAGCGCCCTTCTGGTACGGAGGTCGAAATCCTCTTTGTGAAGAATCTTGGCGATGAGATATGGGAAGTGCTGATAAAGGGGACGTTGCATCCAGGGCAAATTATTGAAATGGGTGCGAAGGCTGTTGCCGTGGTAGTCGAACGTGGTGTATCACGAACGACGGTTCGGGTTGAGAGTCCGACTCCGTTGAGTGAATGGATGCGACAACATGGTCAAATGCCGCTTCCTCCCTACTTGAAACGTGCACCGACCGACCAGGATCGAGAATGGTACCAAACCCTGTTCGCGCAACATGAGGGCGCCATTGCTGCCCCGACCGCAGGGCTCCATTTTACACCCTCACTATTGGCACGACTGCAACAACGAGGGGTACGTCTCACAACCGTCACGCTCCATGTTGGTACGGGGACGTTCAGGCCGGTGACGGTCAATCAGATCGAAGACCATCGGATGGGCGCAGAGTGGGTCGAGATTGGATCAGAGGCGGTTCGTGCTATCGAGCAGGCACAAGCAGGGGGGAGACGGATCATTGCTGTCGGGACCACGGTTGTGCGCGCACTCGAAACCGCAGCT
It contains:
- the queA gene encoding tRNA preQ1(34) S-adenosylmethionine ribosyltransferase-isomerase QueA, whose product is MQLSEFDFPFDPSLIAAYPCLPRDQARLLVLRPRESSFAHRHIGELGELLQPGDLLVVNDTKVLAARVAGRKRPSGTEVEILFVKNLGDEIWEVLIKGTLHPGQIIEMGAKAVAVVVERGVSRTTVRVESPTPLSEWMRQHGQMPLPPYLKRAPTDQDREWYQTLFAQHEGAIAAPTAGLHFTPSLLARLQQRGVRLTTVTLHVGTGTFRPVTVNQIEDHRMGAEWVEIGSEAVRAIEQAQAGGRRIIAVGTTVVRALETAAQADGQIRPYRGETELFVTPGFQFRAVDALLTNFHLPRTTLLMLVSVLAGTEFLRQAYAEAVRERYRFYSYGDAMLIL